The sequence GGCGATCAGCCCCGCCAGAAGCAGGAAGATCGTCAGGTTGAGCGGCTGGACGAAGAACCAGAAGACCTTGGAAAGAAGGAAGAACATCGCTCACCCCTTCAGATGATCGATATCCTTACCACCACTTCTCAGGCTGAAATGTGCCGGCCGCCTGCTCGATGACGGCGGCGGTCTGGAACAGCGTCTCTTCCTCGAACGGCCGGCCGATCAGCTGCAGGCCGAGCGGCAGCCCCTTGGGATCGAGGCCGGCGGGCACGGCGATGCCGGGCAGGCCCGCCATGTTCACGGTGACCGTGAAAATGTCGTTGAGGTACATTTTCACCGGGTCGGCGGCCATGTCCTCATCGGCGATGCCGAAGGCGGCGGACGGCGTCGCCGGGGTCAGGATGACGTCGACGCCGGCGGCGAAGACATTTTCGAAGTCGCGCTTGATCAAATTGCGCACCTTCTGTGCCTGCAGATAATAGGCGTCGTAATAGCCGGCCGACAGCACATAGGTGCCGATCATGATGCGGCGCTTGACCTCGCGGCCGAAACCGGCGGCGCGGGTCTTCTCATACATCTCGACAATGTCCTTGCCCGGCACGCGCAAGCCGTAGCGGACGCCGTCATAGCGCGCCAGGTTGGACGAAGCCTCGGCGGGCGCCACGATGTAATAGGCCGGCAGCGCGTATTTCGTATGCGGCAGCGAAATGTCGACGATCTCGGCGCCGGCATCCCTGAGCCAGGCAATGCCCTTCTGCCACAGCGCCTCGATCTCCTCGGGCATGCCGTCAACGCGGTATTCCTTGGGAATGCCGACCTTCATGCCCTTGATCGGCTTGCCGATCGCCGCCTCATAGTCCGGCACCGGCCGGTCGACGGAAGTGGTGTCCTTCGGATCGACCGAGGCCATGGATTTGAGCAGGATCGCGGCGTCGCGAACATCGCGCGCGATCGGTCCGGCCTGGTCGAGCGACGAGGCGAAGGCGACGATGCCCCAGCGCGAGCAGCGGCCATAGGTCGGCTTGATGCCGACGGTGCCGGTGAAGGCCGCCGGCTGGCGGATCGAGCCGCCCGTATCGGTCGCCGTGGCGCCGGCGCACAGGAACGCCGAGACGGCCGTCGCCGAGCCGCCGGAAGAGCCACCCGGAACCAGCTGCGCGTTGTCCAGGCTGCGCTGGGTTTTCGTGCCGCCGGCCGAGACAAAACCGCCGTCGCCCTGATGCGTCGTCGGCATCACCACCGTGTCGAGGCGCGAACGCCGCCACGGGTTGATGACCGGGCCGTAATAGGAGGTCTCGTTGGACGAGCCCATGGCGAACTCGTCCATGTTGAGCTTGCCGAGCATGACCGCGCCATCCGCCCACAGATTGGCGGTGACAGTCGATTCGTAGAGCGGCTTGAAGCCGTCGAGCACGTGGCTGCAGGCCTGGGTGTGGACACCTTCGGTGCCGAACAGGTCCTTGATGCCCAGCGGAATGCCCTCCAGCGCCCCGCCCTCGCCCTTGACCAGCCTGGCGTCGGACGCCTTGGCCATGTCACGCGCTCTGTCGCCAGTCACCGCGACATAGGCATTGAGCGCCGGATTGGCGCGATCGATCGCCGAGAGATAGGCCTCGGTGATCTCTGTCGCGGTGATTTCCTTGCCGCGCAGCTTGGCGCGAGCCTGTGAAATCGTCAGTCTGGTCAGGTCGCTCATCAAAGGCTCTTTTCGTAAAACACCGACCACTTGGAATCGGGATAATCCAGCACCGGGCCGCAGCGCGAAAACCCGGCACGTTCGTAGACGGTCCAGGCGGCGGGATGGCGGTCGCCCGTCTCCAGCACCAGCCGCTTCAGTCCTTCCTGCCTCGCCAGCGCCTCGACGCGCTCAACGATGCTGGCGCCGATTTTCTGGCCGCGATGCGAAGGCCGCGTATACATGCGCTTGACCTCGCCAATGGCGCCGCCATGGCGCTTCAGCGCGCCACAACCGACGGCGATGCCATTGTCGCGGGCGATGAAAACGGTCGTGTCCTGACCGGCCATCTGCTCCACCGTCAAATGATAGCAGTGCTCCGGCGGCGTCAATTCGAGCAAGGTCTCGTTGAGTTCCTTGACCAGGCCGCGCACGTCGTCCTGCAACGGCGTCTCGATGGCGATCTCGATTGCCATCGGCGCCCTACTCCACGACCTTCGGCACGAGGAAGAAATTCTCTTCGGTCGCCGGCGCATTGGCGACGATGTCGGCCGCCTTGTTGCCGTCGGTGACGACGTCCTGGCGCTTCTTCATCTCCATCGGCGTCACCGAGGTCATCGGTTCGACGCCGGAGACATCGACCTCGTTCAGCTGCTCAACGAAGCCCAGTATGGCGTTCAGTTCGCCGGTCATGCGCTCTGCATCTTCTTCGCTCACCGCGATGCGGGCGAGACGCGCGACGCGCTTCACAGTCTGAAGATCAACGGACATAGATTTAGCCTCGG comes from Mesorhizobium japonicum MAFF 303099 and encodes:
- a CDS encoding amidase encodes the protein MSDLTRLTISQARAKLRGKEITATEITEAYLSAIDRANPALNAYVAVTGDRARDMAKASDARLVKGEGGALEGIPLGIKDLFGTEGVHTQACSHVLDGFKPLYESTVTANLWADGAVMLGKLNMDEFAMGSSNETSYYGPVINPWRRSRLDTVVMPTTHQGDGGFVSAGGTKTQRSLDNAQLVPGGSSGGSATAVSAFLCAGATATDTGGSIRQPAAFTGTVGIKPTYGRCSRWGIVAFASSLDQAGPIARDVRDAAILLKSMASVDPKDTTSVDRPVPDYEAAIGKPIKGMKVGIPKEYRVDGMPEEIEALWQKGIAWLRDAGAEIVDISLPHTKYALPAYYIVAPAEASSNLARYDGVRYGLRVPGKDIVEMYEKTRAAGFGREVKRRIMIGTYVLSAGYYDAYYLQAQKVRNLIKRDFENVFAAGVDVILTPATPSAAFGIADEDMAADPVKMYLNDIFTVTVNMAGLPGIAVPAGLDPKGLPLGLQLIGRPFEEETLFQTAAVIEQAAGTFQPEKWW
- a CDS encoding GNAT family N-acetyltransferase, producing the protein MAIEIAIETPLQDDVRGLVKELNETLLELTPPEHCYHLTVEQMAGQDTTVFIARDNGIAVGCGALKRHGGAIGEVKRMYTRPSHRGQKIGASIVERVEALARQEGLKRLVLETGDRHPAAWTVYERAGFSRCGPVLDYPDSKWSVFYEKSL
- the gatC gene encoding Asp-tRNA(Asn)/Glu-tRNA(Gln) amidotransferase subunit GatC, producing the protein MSVDLQTVKRVARLARIAVSEEDAERMTGELNAILGFVEQLNEVDVSGVEPMTSVTPMEMKKRQDVVTDGNKAADIVANAPATEENFFLVPKVVE